In Vespa velutina chromosome 1, iVesVel2.1, whole genome shotgun sequence, the following proteins share a genomic window:
- the LOC124949854 gene encoding uncharacterized protein LOC124949854 isoform X1, whose amino-acid sequence MLDRKQTSIKTRTNVGHVATHVLYCILVNTADSRERTVSRPLRGNRAGEVEKRAVIWDTSNEYYKDKNKKNAAWDEICSTLSRNYKTECPTQKKLILQDIISKWRSIRDNYIRSLKKQTEICKSCSGIKKMKPYIYGNQLSFLKKNKELQHTDDNSKDNIQKVIQYKEISDAEEDTELNIHGTSISTTSVIPTKRKRFDIERSLMDFMYANMTRKSPVEEDEDLAFFYSLLSSVKTLTADQKFIFRLKIMQYLQNLKN is encoded by the exons ATGTTAGATCGTAAACAAACGAGCATTAAAACGAG AACGAACGTTGGACACGTCGCGACGCACGTTCTGTATTGTATACTCGTGAATACAGCGGATTCGCGCGAACGTACAGTCAGTCGTCCGTTGCGTGGCAATCGTGCTGG cgaagtagaaaaaagagctGTAATATGGGATACCTCCAATGAGTATTATAAggataagaacaaaaaaaatgcaGCGTGGGATGAAATATGTTCTACTTTATcgagaaattataaaacagaatGCCCaacgcaaaaaaaattaattt TACAagatataatatcgaaatggAGATCCATCCGGGACAATTATATCCGtagtttaaaaaaacaaaccgAGATTTGTAAATCTTGTTcgggtataaaaaaaatgaaaccaTATATTTACGGGAAccaattatcatttttaaagaaaaataaagaattgcaACATACGGATGATAattcaaaagataatattCAGAAAGTGATccaatataaagaaattagtgATGCAGAAGAGGATACTGAATTAAACATACATGGAACATCCATTTCTACA ACCTCGGTAATACCAACTAAAAGAAAGCGATTTGATATTGAACGGTCATTGATGGACTTCATGTATGCTAACATGACGAGAAAGAGTCCAGTGGAAGAGGACGAAGATTTggcatttttttattcattacttTCGTCGGTAAAAACTTTAACTGCGGatcaaaaatttatctttcgcttgaaaataatgcaatatttgcaaaatctcaaaaattga
- the LOC124949854 gene encoding uncharacterized protein LOC124949854 isoform X2 — protein MANNVDTGLLISEVEKRAVIWDTSNEYYKDKNKKNAAWDEICSTLSRNYKTECPTQKKLILQDIISKWRSIRDNYIRSLKKQTEICKSCSGIKKMKPYIYGNQLSFLKKNKELQHTDDNSKDNIQKVIQYKEISDAEEDTELNIHGTSISTTSVIPTKRKRFDIERSLMDFMYANMTRKSPVEEDEDLAFFYSLLSSVKTLTADQKFIFRLKIMQYLQNLKN, from the exons atggcaaatAACGTTGACACCGGGTTATTAATTAgcgaagtagaaaaaagagctGTAATATGGGATACCTCCAATGAGTATTATAAggataagaacaaaaaaaatgcaGCGTGGGATGAAATATGTTCTACTTTATcgagaaattataaaacagaatGCCCaacgcaaaaaaaattaattt TACAagatataatatcgaaatggAGATCCATCCGGGACAATTATATCCGtagtttaaaaaaacaaaccgAGATTTGTAAATCTTGTTcgggtataaaaaaaatgaaaccaTATATTTACGGGAAccaattatcatttttaaagaaaaataaagaattgcaACATACGGATGATAattcaaaagataatattCAGAAAGTGATccaatataaagaaattagtgATGCAGAAGAGGATACTGAATTAAACATACATGGAACATCCATTTCTACA ACCTCGGTAATACCAACTAAAAGAAAGCGATTTGATATTGAACGGTCATTGATGGACTTCATGTATGCTAACATGACGAGAAAGAGTCCAGTGGAAGAGGACGAAGATTTggcatttttttattcattacttTCGTCGGTAAAAACTTTAACTGCGGatcaaaaatttatctttcgcttgaaaataatgcaatatttgcaaaatctcaaaaattga
- the LOC124949854 gene encoding uncharacterized protein LOC124949854 isoform X3, producing the protein MLDRKQTSIKTSEVEKRAVIWDTSNEYYKDKNKKNAAWDEICSTLSRNYKTECPTQKKLILQDIISKWRSIRDNYIRSLKKQTEICKSCSGIKKMKPYIYGNQLSFLKKNKELQHTDDNSKDNIQKVIQYKEISDAEEDTELNIHGTSISTTSVIPTKRKRFDIERSLMDFMYANMTRKSPVEEDEDLAFFYSLLSSVKTLTADQKFIFRLKIMQYLQNLKN; encoded by the exons ATGTTAGATCGTAAACAAACGAGCATTAAAACGAG cgaagtagaaaaaagagctGTAATATGGGATACCTCCAATGAGTATTATAAggataagaacaaaaaaaatgcaGCGTGGGATGAAATATGTTCTACTTTATcgagaaattataaaacagaatGCCCaacgcaaaaaaaattaattt TACAagatataatatcgaaatggAGATCCATCCGGGACAATTATATCCGtagtttaaaaaaacaaaccgAGATTTGTAAATCTTGTTcgggtataaaaaaaatgaaaccaTATATTTACGGGAAccaattatcatttttaaagaaaaataaagaattgcaACATACGGATGATAattcaaaagataatattCAGAAAGTGATccaatataaagaaattagtgATGCAGAAGAGGATACTGAATTAAACATACATGGAACATCCATTTCTACA ACCTCGGTAATACCAACTAAAAGAAAGCGATTTGATATTGAACGGTCATTGATGGACTTCATGTATGCTAACATGACGAGAAAGAGTCCAGTGGAAGAGGACGAAGATTTggcatttttttattcattacttTCGTCGGTAAAAACTTTAACTGCGGatcaaaaatttatctttcgcttgaaaataatgcaatatttgcaaaatctcaaaaattga